The proteins below are encoded in one region of Ornithinimicrobium avium:
- the ispG gene encoding flavodoxin-dependent (E)-4-hydroxy-3-methylbut-2-enyl-diphosphate synthase, translating into MTPGNPVALGLPTPPPPVLAPRRKSRKIRVGKVEVGGDAPISVQSMTTTPTTDINATLQQIAELTAAGCDIVRVACPSQDDAEALPAIARKSQIPVIADIHFQPRYVFAAIDAGCAAVRVNPGNIRRFDDQVKQIAAAAKDAGVSLRIGVNAGSLDKRLLEKYGRPTAEALVESAVWEAGLFEEHDFHDFKISVKHNDPVVMVRAYELLAERGDWPLHLGVTEAGPAFQGTIKSSVAFGALLSEGIGDTIRVSLSAPPVEEVKVGNQILQSLNLRPRKLEIVSCPSCGRAQVDVYTLADQVTAGLEGLEVPLRVAVMGCVVNGPGEAREADLGVASGNGKGQIFVKGEVIKTVPESQIVETLIEEAMRIAEEMEAAGQAGQGAPDVSVG; encoded by the coding sequence ATGACCCCTGGCAACCCCGTCGCGCTCGGCCTGCCGACCCCGCCTCCGCCCGTGCTCGCCCCGCGCCGCAAGAGCCGCAAGATCCGCGTCGGCAAGGTCGAGGTCGGCGGCGACGCACCGATCTCGGTGCAGTCCATGACCACGACGCCGACGACCGACATCAACGCCACCCTGCAGCAGATCGCCGAGCTCACCGCTGCCGGCTGCGACATCGTGCGGGTCGCCTGCCCGAGCCAGGACGACGCCGAGGCGCTGCCGGCCATCGCGCGCAAGTCCCAGATCCCGGTGATCGCCGACATCCACTTCCAGCCGCGCTACGTCTTCGCCGCGATCGACGCCGGCTGCGCGGCGGTCCGCGTCAACCCCGGCAACATCCGCAGGTTCGACGACCAGGTCAAGCAGATCGCCGCGGCCGCCAAGGACGCCGGGGTGTCGCTGCGGATCGGCGTCAACGCGGGCTCCCTCGACAAGCGGCTGCTGGAGAAGTACGGCAGGCCGACCGCCGAGGCGCTGGTGGAGTCCGCGGTGTGGGAGGCCGGCCTGTTCGAGGAGCACGACTTCCACGACTTCAAGATCTCGGTCAAGCACAACGACCCTGTCGTCATGGTCCGCGCCTACGAGCTGCTCGCCGAGCGCGGGGACTGGCCGCTGCACCTGGGCGTCACCGAGGCCGGTCCCGCGTTCCAGGGCACGATCAAGTCCTCGGTGGCCTTCGGCGCGCTGCTCTCCGAGGGCATCGGCGACACCATCCGGGTCTCCCTGTCCGCGCCGCCGGTGGAGGAGGTCAAGGTGGGCAACCAGATCCTGCAGAGCCTCAACCTGCGACCCCGCAAGCTGGAGATCGTCTCCTGCCCGTCCTGCGGGCGTGCGCAGGTCGACGTCTACACCCTGGCCGACCAGGTGACCGCCGGGCTGGAGGGACTGGAGGTGCCGCTGCGCGTCGCGGTCATGGGGTGCGTGGTCAACGGGCCCGGAGAGGCCCGCGAGGCGGACCTGGGCGTGGCCTCCGGCAACGGGAAGGGCCAGATCTTCGTCAAGGGCGAGGTCATCAAGACCGTGCCCGAGTCGCAGATCGTGGAGACCCTGATCGAGGAGGCCATGCGGATCGCCGAGGAGATGGAGGCCGCCGGGCAGGCAGGACAGGGTGCGCCTGACGTCAGCGTGGGGTGA
- a CDS encoding GNAT family N-acetyltransferase, whose translation MAAEPVSPETVRSATWDEACAAYYLLDRPDLSVVQELLPPGTSTRTHAHDRSRQFFHVLRGEATMTVGPRTHTLPAGSGIEVGPRVRHRVRNNGEEDLEVLVISSPRVSGNPHARRARSQQRDRSKLVVGSYVRRTRPRDLEAVAEVEDANDTRQWVGEGGIDWHKQVLQDADMEHWVLVDHLDRVCAFGILAGLSEPGAVELRRMIVAPEGRRQGLGRLLLRHLLEQALARPQVTRVWLDVGADNVRARNLYRSFGFVHKEAPPGAILLENGMYMEWSAERH comes from the coding sequence ATGGCAGCGGAACCGGTCAGCCCCGAGACGGTGCGCAGCGCCACCTGGGACGAGGCGTGCGCCGCCTACTACCTGCTGGACCGCCCCGATCTGTCGGTCGTGCAGGAGCTGCTGCCGCCGGGGACGTCCACGCGCACGCACGCCCACGACCGCTCGCGGCAGTTCTTTCACGTGCTGCGCGGCGAGGCCACGATGACCGTGGGGCCGCGCACCCACACGCTGCCGGCCGGATCGGGCATCGAGGTGGGCCCCCGTGTGCGTCATCGCGTGCGCAACAACGGCGAGGAGGACCTCGAGGTGCTCGTGATCTCCTCACCGCGGGTCTCGGGCAATCCCCACGCCCGTCGCGCCCGGTCCCAGCAGCGGGACCGCAGCAAGCTGGTCGTCGGTTCCTACGTGCGCAGGACGCGCCCCCGCGACCTGGAGGCGGTGGCCGAGGTCGAGGATGCCAACGACACCCGTCAGTGGGTCGGTGAGGGGGGCATCGACTGGCACAAGCAGGTCCTGCAGGACGCCGACATGGAGCACTGGGTGCTCGTCGACCATCTCGACCGCGTCTGCGCCTTCGGCATCCTGGCCGGGCTGAGCGAGCCGGGCGCGGTCGAGCTGCGGCGGATGATCGTCGCCCCGGAGGGACGCCGCCAGGGCCTGGGGCGCCTGCTGCTGCGCCACCTGCTCGAACAGGCCCTGGCCCGCCCGCAGGTGACGCGCGTGTGGCTCGACGTCGGTGCCGACAACGTGCGGGCCCGCAACCTCTACCGCAGCTTCGGTTTCGTGCACAAGGAGGCGCCCCCCGGTGCGATCCTGCTGGAGAACGGCATGTACATGGAGTGGTCGGCCGAGCGTCACTGA
- a CDS encoding nucleoside/nucleotide kinase family protein: MTAPGFLPTRQLVLVDLLGLMLATRPGERAVVAVDGPAGVGKTRLVGELVAIAPHVAGREVLSVSVDGFHHPRARRDADGRTAQTHYRDAFDYDALRRRVLRPFRAGREIVTAVHDVATDHAVQPDPIEPGEDALLIVEGVFLRRPELRGEWDATCLVTASSAGTPPCGDAGLLSSAAGDEGPHHLSDERSAGAQRLYQQQARLWQPTWIVDNSDLQRPELIVPDPEEPQWFDEASQA, from the coding sequence ATGACGGCGCCCGGATTCCTCCCGACCCGCCAGCTCGTCCTGGTGGACCTGCTGGGGCTCATGCTCGCCACGCGCCCGGGGGAGCGCGCGGTCGTCGCCGTGGACGGCCCCGCCGGCGTGGGCAAGACACGCCTGGTGGGCGAGCTGGTCGCGATCGCCCCGCACGTGGCCGGCCGCGAGGTGCTCAGCGTCTCCGTCGACGGCTTCCACCACCCCCGGGCCAGGCGCGACGCCGACGGGAGGACCGCGCAGACCCACTACAGGGACGCCTTCGACTACGACGCGCTGCGCCGGCGGGTCCTGCGGCCCTTCCGGGCCGGCCGGGAGATCGTGACCGCCGTGCACGACGTCGCCACCGACCACGCGGTGCAGCCCGACCCGATCGAGCCGGGCGAGGACGCGCTGCTGATCGTGGAGGGCGTGTTCCTGCGCCGGCCCGAGCTGCGGGGAGAGTGGGACGCGACCTGTCTGGTCACCGCGTCGTCCGCGGGGACGCCTCCCTGCGGCGACGCCGGGCTGCTCAGCAGCGCCGCCGGCGACGAGGGTCCCCACCACCTCTCCGACGAGCGCTCCGCCGGCGCCCAGCGTCTCTACCAGCAGCAGGCGCGGCTGTGGCAGCCCACGTGGATCGTCGACAACAGCGACCTGCAGCGGCCCGAGCTGATCGTCCCCGACCCCGAGGAACCGCAGTGGTTCGACGAGGCGTCGCAGGCCTGA